One window of the Chitinophaga niabensis genome contains the following:
- a CDS encoding flavin reductase family protein: protein MRRNYKKENLPVDKIRRFLEPGPIVLVSSRWKEETNIMSMGWHTVMEFSPSRIGCFITGANHSYDMIRKSGECVINIPTVQLLDEVIGIGNSTGTQVDKFKKFRLTPEEADEVNAPLIKECYANFECKVADESMLRKYNFFILEVVKAHAAIYPKYPTTVHYRGEGIFMISGRNISKVRKFKPQNL, encoded by the coding sequence ATGAGAAGGAATTACAAAAAGGAAAACCTGCCGGTGGACAAGATCCGCAGGTTCCTGGAACCCGGCCCCATCGTACTGGTTAGTTCCCGCTGGAAAGAGGAGACCAATATCATGAGCATGGGCTGGCATACAGTTATGGAGTTCTCTCCTTCCAGGATCGGGTGTTTTATCACCGGGGCCAACCACAGCTACGATATGATCCGTAAAAGCGGGGAATGTGTGATCAATATCCCCACGGTGCAGTTGCTGGATGAAGTGATCGGTATTGGTAATTCCACCGGTACACAGGTAGATAAATTCAAAAAGTTCAGGCTCACACCGGAGGAGGCGGACGAAGTGAATGCACCGCTGATCAAAGAATGTTATGCTAACTTTGAATGCAAAGTAGCAGATGAAAGCATGCTACGTAAATATAATTTCTTTATACTTGAGGTTGTGAAGGCACATGCCGCCATTTATCCAAAGTATCCCACAACGGTACATTACAGGGGCGAAGGCATCTTCATGATATCAGGCAGGAACATTTCAAAAGTCAGAAAATTCAAACCACAGAACCTATAA
- a CDS encoding TonB-dependent receptor, with product MRRIGSTLFILAAAFSASAQQKIKKDTVSLGEVIVSASRKPEVLDKVPSSVTVVTRKTLERNLTITTDITEILANEVPGLAPSAQTNSNVGQSLRGRSVLIMIDGIPQSTPLRNGEVDLRSIDPAVLERVDVLKGATAIYGNGATGGLINYITLTPKDAGAVSGKTTLNLTGSLTSPKNSLGGRIGQLLYGRIGKFDYTVSGVYEQNGEFKDAKGNILGNNYSLGETESYNGFVKLGFEPSSRQRIQLMYNFYRSQQNSNYTLVNGDYLTGKPATGVLGKQAGEPTGVKGNHNLQLSYQADSLIGGTSLRADAYYTSRDDIFYVSIGRFEGGDGQSHTLSRKKGLRFMFSSPLTKMGSLSYGTDIINDVTSQPLVDGRVWVPEMKMFNVAPFAETEWTFLDNIILKGGVRIEKVKIGVEDYTTLRITNASGGTVTPSFAVKGGDLKYTATLFNAGLRYNRFPLFTPYASFSQGFSVADVGLALRDAKVDNISKINTEAVLVNNYELGFVSKYKQLRFELTGFVSTSKLGAEMVYDVNTDLFNVARIPERIYGFEAAVQYSPLHNLDLGASYSYVEGKADTGRIDDKYDAYLNGRRIAAPKIGANVHYRPVDGLEVGLQYTGIQERNRFVKLPNGLYKGNEGIVKAYNLFNLNASYRLTKNALVTLGVENLFNEDYFPARSQWFMIPGFYSKGKGRAFNIGIAVNY from the coding sequence ATGAGGCGTATTGGCTCCACTTTATTCATACTGGCAGCAGCTTTCTCTGCATCTGCCCAGCAAAAGATCAAAAAGGATACCGTTTCCCTGGGGGAGGTGATCGTATCTGCCAGCCGTAAACCGGAGGTGCTGGACAAAGTGCCTTCTTCCGTAACCGTGGTTACCCGCAAAACGCTGGAGCGTAACCTGACTATTACCACAGATATCACAGAGATCCTGGCCAATGAAGTACCCGGCCTGGCACCTTCTGCACAAACCAACAGCAATGTGGGGCAATCCTTAAGGGGCCGTTCCGTATTGATCATGATAGATGGTATTCCACAATCCACACCACTGCGTAACGGGGAAGTAGATCTCCGGTCTATAGACCCTGCTGTGCTGGAAAGGGTGGATGTGCTGAAAGGCGCTACGGCCATCTATGGTAATGGTGCAACAGGTGGTCTGATCAACTATATTACCCTTACACCTAAAGATGCCGGTGCCGTTTCCGGTAAAACCACCCTCAACCTTACTGGTTCTTTAACCAGCCCTAAAAACAGCCTTGGCGGAAGGATCGGCCAATTGTTATATGGCAGGATCGGGAAGTTTGACTACACCGTCAGCGGGGTATACGAACAGAACGGGGAATTCAAGGATGCAAAGGGCAATATCCTGGGCAACAACTATAGCCTGGGCGAAACAGAAAGTTACAATGGATTCGTGAAACTGGGTTTTGAACCCTCCAGCCGTCAGCGCATCCAGTTAATGTATAACTTCTACAGGAGCCAGCAGAATTCCAACTATACACTGGTGAATGGTGATTACCTGACCGGCAAACCTGCAACAGGGGTATTGGGTAAACAAGCCGGTGAACCTACCGGCGTAAAAGGAAATCATAACCTGCAGCTCTCTTACCAGGCAGATAGCCTGATCGGCGGAACTTCGCTGCGTGCAGATGCTTACTACACTTCCCGGGATGATATCTTCTATGTGTCCATCGGCAGGTTTGAAGGTGGAGACGGACAATCGCACACACTTTCCAGGAAGAAAGGACTGCGTTTTATGTTCAGCTCTCCTTTAACGAAAATGGGATCATTGTCTTACGGTACAGATATCATCAACGATGTTACCTCACAACCATTGGTAGATGGCCGCGTGTGGGTGCCGGAAATGAAGATGTTCAATGTGGCACCTTTTGCAGAAACCGAATGGACCTTCCTGGATAACATTATCCTGAAAGGTGGTGTCAGAATAGAAAAGGTGAAGATAGGCGTGGAGGATTACACTACTTTAAGAATCACGAATGCTTCAGGAGGTACTGTTACACCCAGCTTCGCCGTAAAAGGTGGTGACCTGAAATACACGGCTACTTTATTCAATGCCGGATTACGTTACAACCGTTTTCCGCTCTTTACGCCTTATGCCAGTTTCTCCCAGGGATTTTCTGTGGCAGATGTAGGCCTTGCACTGAGGGATGCGAAGGTGGATAATATCAGCAAGATCAATACAGAAGCAGTACTGGTGAATAACTACGAATTGGGTTTTGTAAGCAAATACAAACAGCTGCGTTTTGAACTCACCGGTTTTGTAAGTACTTCCAAACTGGGTGCTGAAATGGTGTACGATGTGAATACAGACCTGTTTAATGTGGCCCGCATACCGGAGCGCATTTATGGTTTTGAAGCAGCTGTACAATACAGTCCGCTGCATAACCTCGATCTGGGTGCCTCTTACAGTTATGTGGAAGGAAAAGCAGATACCGGCCGTATCGATGATAAATATGATGCTTACCTGAACGGAAGGCGTATTGCTGCTCCTAAGATCGGCGCCAACGTACATTACAGGCCTGTTGATGGTTTGGAAGTTGGTTTGCAATATACCGGCATCCAGGAAAGGAACCGCTTTGTTAAATTACCCAACGGGCTTTACAAAGGAAATGAAGGGATCGTGAAAGCGTATAATCTTTTTAACCTGAATGCCAGCTACCGTTTAACAAAGAACGCACTGGTAACACTTGGAGTGGAAAACCTCTTCAACGAGGATTATTTCCCGGCACGTTCACAATGGTTTATGATACCCGGCTTTTATTCGAAAGGAAAAGGAAGGGCATTCAATATAGGAATTGCGGTGAATTATTAA
- a CDS encoding M56 family metallopeptidase: MKTFLLSSIGCLLLFYSLYAIFFKRLSFYKWNRFYLLTTLLLSLSIPFLRFGETNYIPAGISIRTTIEQANTAAVITTPAAQVFNWLAMVYWTGVCIMAGFFIISAIKLYKKIKNSKQEELNGLTIIRTKDLNASFFRFIFLQHNLDAGEEKIIFQHERVHQQQLHSLDNLFIALIKICCWFNPLVYVYGRLLKSVHELEVDQLMTSRVEKTDYAQLLLKFNAGKESGLLNLYSVHPLKHRIHSLFTHKTNNMKKALYLLILPCLALAISSFSFITTNKLPTGVLIKSDSTELTMQISLRQLLGSNASWAAFENFEAGTFEKVQKMFREQGYELTVTEKVQGDNETIKLLGFGLTGNRGAVKTTYRVNEMISNNYYLMVSLNKEKQELRVNSSKSAFLK; the protein is encoded by the coding sequence ATGAAAACCTTCCTGCTCTCCTCCATAGGTTGCCTGTTATTGTTCTACAGCCTTTATGCTATCTTCTTTAAACGTCTCAGCTTTTATAAGTGGAACCGGTTTTACCTCTTAACCACCCTGCTTCTTTCTTTATCCATTCCGTTCCTGCGTTTCGGGGAAACAAATTATATCCCTGCCGGCATATCCATCCGCACAACGATAGAACAGGCCAATACGGCTGCGGTTATTACTACGCCTGCTGCGCAGGTTTTCAACTGGCTGGCCATGGTTTATTGGACAGGCGTATGCATCATGGCGGGCTTTTTTATCATCAGTGCCATTAAACTCTATAAGAAGATCAAGAACAGCAAACAGGAAGAACTGAATGGCCTTACCATCATACGCACAAAAGACCTCAACGCCTCCTTCTTCCGTTTCATTTTCCTGCAACATAACCTGGATGCCGGGGAAGAAAAGATCATCTTCCAGCATGAACGTGTTCATCAGCAACAATTGCATAGCCTGGATAATCTTTTTATTGCATTGATAAAGATTTGCTGCTGGTTTAATCCGCTGGTATATGTTTACGGCAGACTGCTAAAATCCGTACACGAACTGGAGGTAGATCAATTGATGACCAGCCGGGTAGAAAAAACAGACTACGCGCAACTCCTGTTAAAATTTAATGCAGGAAAGGAATCAGGCTTGTTAAATCTTTATAGTGTACATCCTTTAAAGCATCGCATTCATTCCCTCTTCACCCATAAAACCAACAACATGAAAAAAGCGCTTTATCTGCTAATACTCCCCTGCCTCGCATTGGCCATCAGCAGTTTTTCTTTTATAACAACAAACAAACTGCCAACAGGTGTACTCATTAAATCGGACAGTACAGAACTTACCATGCAAATATCACTCAGGCAATTACTGGGTTCCAACGCTTCCTGGGCAGCATTCGAAAACTTTGAAGCCGGCACTTTTGAAAAGGTTCAAAAGATGTTCAGAGAACAGGGATACGAGCTGACGGTGACAGAGAAAGTACAGGGGGACAATGAAACAATTAAACTGCTGGGCTTTGGATTAACTGGTAACCGTGGGGCAGTAAAGACCACATACAGGGTAAATGAAATGATCAGCAATAACTATTACCTAATGGTTTCGCTAAATAAAGAAAAACAGGAGCTGAGGGTAAATTCCTCCAAATCAGCCTTCTTAAAATAA
- a CDS encoding heparinase II/III domain-containing protein has protein sequence MRYLLSILCLLTFSAKAQNLLSGKYPVAELKQLLVPQAKWTPFPRLNDRAGWAKADPVSGKAIIQKAEGFINYEWPGVPAIKSLQIVRNGNRSEYEAISFKKREVLGTLLLAEIYENKGRFIDPIINGVWSVCEESFWGSPAHLPKGPQYMGLHDVSAPFVELFSAETATFLAWVDYFLGEKLDAVSPLIRKRIYSETNRRIFEPLMTKHHGFMSSNAAGRRPNNWNPWICSNWLNAVLLLEKDDTKRIAAVSKILGVLDNFLNPHPADGGCDEGPGYWGAAAASLYDNVSLLNLASNNAFTYVYKDEKFRNMGQFIYKAQISEKYFLNFADADPQPGMAASMIYRYGKDISDPAMMEFGAYYMTDKDKSSLGRFHYFRNFFSLFMQDEFDKAAKGLPLPGDVWWPDLQVMVSRDQAGSTKGFFVAAKGGHNDESHNHNDIGNYVVYYDGLPVLIDIGRGSYTAKTFSNKRYEIWYNCSDYHNVPTVNGKTQPPGAEFKATNVSYKTSAAASQLSLDIAASYPADAGIVKWQRNIKLNKGKNVQVEDALQLKAAGDYTEHLMTCFPVEVVKPGTLVVHAKQDFFIHYPAKRLQPTIEKVSMETMEDKGVIEKWGPDIYRINLKSIGSVSKENIGITISK, from the coding sequence ATGCGTTACTTACTCTCTATCCTCTGCCTGCTCACCTTCTCCGCGAAAGCGCAAAACCTGCTAAGCGGAAAGTATCCTGTTGCTGAACTAAAGCAGTTACTGGTTCCACAGGCTAAATGGACACCCTTTCCCCGTTTGAACGACCGTGCAGGATGGGCCAAAGCAGATCCCGTATCCGGCAAAGCCATCATACAAAAAGCAGAAGGATTCATTAATTATGAATGGCCCGGTGTACCTGCCATCAAATCACTGCAGATCGTACGCAATGGCAACCGCTCAGAATATGAAGCCATCAGTTTCAAAAAACGCGAAGTATTAGGTACTTTATTATTAGCTGAAATATATGAGAACAAAGGCCGCTTCATTGATCCTATTATCAACGGCGTATGGTCTGTCTGCGAAGAATCTTTCTGGGGTTCTCCTGCGCATTTACCCAAAGGACCGCAATACATGGGCCTCCATGATGTGTCCGCGCCATTCGTTGAACTCTTCTCTGCTGAAACCGCTACTTTCTTAGCCTGGGTAGACTACTTCCTCGGTGAAAAGCTGGATGCCGTTTCCCCCCTGATCAGGAAACGCATTTATAGCGAAACAAACCGCCGCATCTTTGAGCCCCTGATGACAAAACATCATGGCTTCATGAGCAGCAATGCTGCAGGCCGCCGCCCCAACAACTGGAATCCCTGGATCTGTTCCAACTGGCTGAATGCTGTATTGTTACTGGAAAAAGATGATACCAAACGTATAGCGGCCGTAAGCAAAATACTGGGTGTGCTGGACAATTTCCTCAACCCCCACCCAGCAGATGGCGGATGTGATGAAGGCCCCGGCTACTGGGGAGCTGCCGCTGCTTCTCTTTACGACAATGTTTCTTTACTGAACCTGGCCAGTAACAATGCCTTCACTTATGTGTACAAGGATGAAAAGTTCCGCAACATGGGGCAGTTCATTTACAAAGCACAGATCAGCGAAAAATACTTCCTCAACTTTGCAGATGCAGACCCGCAACCCGGTATGGCAGCCAGCATGATCTACCGTTACGGGAAAGACATCAGCGATCCCGCCATGATGGAATTCGGTGCCTATTATATGACGGACAAGGATAAAAGCTCACTGGGCCGTTTCCATTACTTCCGCAATTTCTTTTCCCTCTTCATGCAGGATGAATTTGACAAGGCGGCCAAAGGCTTGCCACTGCCCGGAGATGTTTGGTGGCCCGACCTGCAGGTGATGGTTTCCCGCGATCAGGCAGGCAGCACGAAAGGATTTTTCGTAGCCGCCAAAGGTGGCCACAATGATGAAAGCCATAATCACAACGACATCGGAAACTATGTAGTATACTACGATGGATTGCCCGTGCTGATAGATATCGGCAGAGGCAGTTACACCGCCAAAACTTTCAGCAACAAACGTTACGAGATCTGGTACAATTGCTCCGACTATCACAACGTACCCACTGTGAACGGCAAAACACAACCGCCGGGTGCTGAATTCAAAGCAACAAATGTATCCTATAAAACATCTGCTGCCGCAAGCCAGCTCAGCCTGGATATTGCCGCATCCTACCCTGCCGATGCAGGCATCGTAAAATGGCAGCGCAATATTAAACTCAACAAGGGAAAGAACGTGCAGGTAGAAGATGCCCTGCAGCTAAAAGCAGCAGGTGATTACACAGAACACCTGATGACCTGCTTTCCCGTGGAAGTAGTAAAACCCGGTACGCTGGTGGTACATGCGAAGCAGGATTTCTTTATCCACTACCCTGCTAAACGTTTACAGCCCACCATTGAAAAAGTATCCATGGAAACAATGGAAGATAAAGGAGTTATAGAAAAATGGGGGCCGGATATCTACCGGATCAACCTGAAAAGCATTGGCTCCGTTTCAAAAGAAAACATTGGTATAACGATATCAAAATAA
- a CDS encoding DUF4466 family protein has translation MSVKYFQYTLVLFSSLLLIAGCKDDKYETPQPKGILQNDVIKRSLGPNLVGQNIEFVYAMALPADKGKLVSATVEASIAGAPTTFLEHRSFYTNSGGIDVPVTIGAPSVNNGNSTVVTFSKDTMAAALRYFYVAPEAARGKSVKFTFTAKSSNGETATYSMGPYNISKVDMKLDLKPVDGAACYISIEDLAVYTAAEAAAKANVIDLVYLYRTTPVNFNHSIIAPGTTTPAYLQGITLPAGVNRKSKILKVWALRDQQLARAQFGVFIDDIDFQKLDLADATDFAVNLKAEAGIWVETADGKYRAYVYMNSVTNGTKTATISIKRYAMQ, from the coding sequence ATGTCAGTAAAATATTTTCAATATACGCTCGTATTGTTCTCTTCTCTGCTACTGATAGCAGGCTGTAAAGATGATAAATACGAAACGCCGCAACCCAAAGGCATCCTGCAGAACGATGTTATCAAACGTTCCCTGGGGCCTAACCTGGTGGGTCAGAACATAGAATTTGTATATGCCATGGCACTGCCGGCAGATAAAGGCAAACTGGTGTCCGCTACCGTAGAAGCTTCTATTGCCGGCGCTCCCACCACTTTCCTTGAACACAGATCTTTCTACACCAACAGTGGCGGCATAGATGTACCCGTTACAATTGGCGCCCCTTCTGTGAACAATGGCAACAGCACCGTGGTTACTTTTTCAAAAGATACCATGGCAGCAGCGCTCCGCTATTTCTATGTGGCACCGGAAGCAGCACGTGGTAAATCTGTAAAATTCACTTTCACTGCTAAAAGCAGCAATGGTGAAACAGCCACCTATTCCATGGGGCCCTATAATATATCCAAAGTGGATATGAAGCTGGACCTTAAACCGGTAGATGGAGCAGCCTGTTACATCTCTATTGAAGACCTGGCTGTTTATACAGCAGCAGAAGCGGCGGCCAAAGCGAATGTAATAGACCTCGTTTATCTCTACCGCACAACGCCCGTCAACTTCAATCACAGTATCATTGCGCCCGGTACCACCACCCCGGCATATCTGCAGGGCATTACCCTCCCCGCCGGTGTAAACAGGAAGTCTAAAATACTGAAGGTATGGGCCCTGCGCGACCAGCAACTGGCCCGCGCCCAGTTTGGTGTATTCATTGACGACATCGACTTCCAGAAGCTGGACCTGGCTGATGCCACAGACTTTGCCGTGAACCTGAAAGCAGAAGCCGGCATCTGGGTAGAAACAGCTGACGGGAAATACAGAGCATATGTATATATGAACTCAGTGACCAACGGCACCAAAACTGCCACGATCAGTATCAAAAGATACGCGATGCAATAA
- a CDS encoding alginate lyase family protein produces MKKLCTLLWLFATLAASAQQTFLLKPAVLSANKQKIKTGDPATLQALGKLKRAADKALKDGPYSVTFKSRIPDSGDKHDYMSVGPYWWPDSSKPGGVPYIRKDGQVNPERFAINDAEFYKSLCHDVCLLGLAWYYTGEEQYAQHATKLLRTWYIDTATLMNPNLNYGQAIPGVTKGRGIGLIDTRAVNKLIDGIQLLSDSKALSKKDYTAIQDWHKKFLDWMRNNPIGKDEADEANNHGTWYDVQAVSIALFTEQPALAKEIITTQTKERIKNQLKEEGSQPHELARTLSWNYSSMNLEGFFELAMLAENVQIDLWNYTTTDNKSIRKAFTWMLPFAKGEQKWQHQQIKKMEMNGYVKMATVAAKKYPDINIKGLNMPQDDILLLTGWNF; encoded by the coding sequence ATGAAGAAACTATGCACCTTGTTATGGCTGTTTGCTACTTTGGCAGCCTCCGCACAACAGACCTTTCTGCTGAAACCAGCTGTTCTCAGCGCCAATAAGCAAAAGATAAAAACAGGCGACCCTGCTACGCTCCAGGCCCTCGGCAAACTTAAAAGAGCAGCAGATAAAGCACTGAAGGACGGGCCTTATTCCGTTACTTTCAAAAGCAGGATCCCCGACAGTGGTGACAAACATGACTACATGAGTGTTGGCCCCTATTGGTGGCCGGATTCCAGCAAACCTGGCGGTGTTCCCTATATCCGTAAAGACGGGCAGGTTAACCCGGAACGTTTTGCCATCAACGATGCGGAATTCTACAAATCCCTCTGCCATGATGTTTGCCTGCTGGGCCTCGCCTGGTATTATACCGGAGAGGAACAATATGCCCAACACGCTACTAAACTTTTACGCACCTGGTACATCGATACGGCTACTTTAATGAATCCCAATCTCAACTACGGGCAGGCCATCCCCGGTGTCACCAAAGGTAGAGGCATCGGCCTCATAGATACCCGTGCCGTTAATAAACTCATAGATGGCATTCAGCTGCTCTCAGATTCCAAAGCACTGTCTAAAAAAGATTATACCGCTATACAGGACTGGCATAAAAAATTCCTGGACTGGATGCGTAATAATCCCATCGGCAAAGATGAAGCGGATGAAGCTAATAACCATGGCACCTGGTATGACGTACAGGCTGTTTCCATTGCACTCTTTACAGAGCAGCCGGCACTGGCCAAAGAGATCATTACCACGCAAACAAAAGAACGGATTAAAAACCAACTGAAAGAAGAAGGCAGCCAGCCACATGAACTGGCCCGCACACTTTCCTGGAACTATTCCTCCATGAACCTGGAAGGATTTTTTGAACTGGCTATGCTCGCAGAAAATGTACAGATAGACCTCTGGAACTATACCACCACAGATAACAAAAGCATCCGCAAAGCATTCACCTGGATGTTACCTTTTGCCAAAGGAGAACAAAAATGGCAGCATCAGCAGATCAAAAAGATGGAGATGAATGGTTATGTGAAAATGGCTACTGTAGCTGCTAAAAAGTACCCTGATATAAATATCAAAGGACTCAACATGCCACAGGACGATATATTATTACTCACCGGCTGGAACTTTTAA
- a CDS encoding RagB/SusD family nutrient uptake outer membrane protein, whose product MKRSIVKIYLMGAIASMAMLSTGCVKNLLDQVPTTELPYDQFWKTEADATTALMGAYSDVRYVFDRDYMMEGNSEFVRVRGGAVSTTDLRAGDAYNGPGGIYEVSGYGDKWDKMYRYLYAGVNRCNYVIDNVNTMLETASETSKPNLERIVGEAKLLRGMCYFKLISMYGDVPYIGKTVNNNSEVATLARLPIGQVKDSIMADYAYAFDKLPVVSPQLGRAAKPAALALRGKLLLYWASWNNFGWPELPGFVPNAATATAAYTAAADDFRKVINDYGLTLFRNGEPGEIDALGKANVLPNYFHLFMPAANGDKEIIMSFAHGGTGTGQGEELMRYFGTRTQENSQLWIHPRYEIADRYQSTITGDFATPLIPMNVTTPGARTLPNSALNPQSYANRDYRMKASIMWDFEMFIGLASLKSTGFFPFLFKNNSAKITIDGVEYTTAFPDGVNSGYIFRKFVRNYGGTGRSDGEYAWPVIRLADVFLMYAEATNAVNGPQADAIALVNKVRYRGKLPPLAPSKTADKTAFFNAIEQERIIELIGEGQRGFDLRRWRALERVWGPPGSAGVWRLDTYGAQVTRYYQNTPQRTYQQNYIFRIPPGERDRNPNLTQNTPWL is encoded by the coding sequence ATGAAAAGATCAATTGTAAAAATATATCTGATGGGAGCAATTGCCAGCATGGCAATGCTTTCTACCGGCTGTGTAAAAAACCTGCTGGACCAGGTGCCTACCACAGAACTTCCCTACGATCAGTTCTGGAAAACAGAAGCGGATGCCACTACAGCCCTCATGGGCGCTTATTCAGATGTGCGCTATGTGTTTGACCGTGACTATATGATGGAAGGGAATAGTGAATTTGTAAGAGTGCGCGGTGGTGCAGTAAGTACCACAGACCTGCGGGCCGGTGATGCTTACAACGGACCAGGGGGTATTTATGAAGTATCCGGCTATGGAGATAAATGGGATAAGATGTACCGTTACCTGTATGCCGGTGTGAACCGCTGTAATTATGTAATAGACAATGTGAACACTATGCTGGAAACAGCCAGTGAAACGTCAAAACCTAACCTGGAAAGGATTGTAGGCGAGGCCAAATTGCTGCGCGGTATGTGTTACTTTAAACTCATATCCATGTATGGAGATGTTCCTTACATTGGTAAAACCGTTAACAATAACAGCGAAGTTGCAACGCTTGCACGTTTACCTATAGGGCAGGTGAAAGATTCTATCATGGCGGACTATGCCTATGCATTTGATAAACTGCCTGTTGTTTCTCCCCAGTTGGGCCGTGCTGCAAAACCTGCTGCATTAGCCCTCCGTGGCAAGCTCCTGTTGTACTGGGCCAGCTGGAATAATTTCGGATGGCCGGAACTGCCTGGTTTTGTACCCAATGCAGCCACTGCAACTGCAGCCTACACTGCTGCCGCTGATGATTTCAGGAAAGTGATCAATGATTATGGCCTGACCTTATTCAGAAATGGTGAACCCGGCGAAATTGATGCATTAGGCAAAGCCAATGTACTGCCCAATTATTTCCATCTCTTTATGCCTGCTGCAAACGGAGATAAAGAGATCATCATGTCCTTTGCCCATGGTGGTACAGGAACCGGCCAGGGGGAAGAACTGATGCGTTATTTTGGTACCCGTACACAGGAGAACTCCCAGTTATGGATCCATCCCCGGTACGAAATTGCAGACCGCTATCAGTCTACCATCACAGGAGATTTTGCAACACCGCTGATCCCTATGAACGTAACTACACCAGGTGCAAGAACATTACCTAATTCTGCATTAAATCCTCAGAGCTATGCTAACAGGGATTACCGGATGAAGGCCTCTATCATGTGGGATTTTGAAATGTTCATCGGTCTGGCCAGTCTCAAATCCACCGGCTTCTTTCCTTTCTTATTCAAAAATAACAGTGCCAAGATCACTATTGACGGTGTAGAATATACCACGGCCTTCCCTGATGGCGTGAACTCCGGTTACATCTTCCGCAAGTTCGTGAGGAACTATGGTGGTACCGGCCGTAGTGATGGAGAATATGCATGGCCGGTGATCCGCCTTGCAGATGTATTCCTGATGTATGCAGAAGCCACCAACGCAGTGAACGGGCCGCAGGCAGATGCTATTGCACTGGTAAATAAAGTTCGTTACAGGGGAAAACTTCCTCCTTTAGCGCCATCCAAAACAGCGGACAAAACTGCATTTTTTAATGCAATTGAACAGGAAAGGATTATTGAACTGATCGGTGAAGGCCAGCGCGGCTTTGATCTCCGCAGGTGGAGAGCACTGGAAAGAGTATGGGGCCCTCCCGGAAGTGCGGGCGTTTGGCGGCTGGATACTTATGGCGCACAGGTTACACGTTACTATCAGAACACACCGCAAAGAACGTATCAGCAGAATTACATCTTCAGGATACCTCCCGGTGAACGTGACCGCAATCCAAACCTGACGCAGAACACACCATGGCTGTAA
- a CDS encoding BlaI/MecI/CopY family transcriptional regulator, with protein MGYNLSLMEELTKSEEHVMQILWKLGTAFVKDIIEEMEDPKPPYTTVSSVVRILETKGFVTHKAYGKTHEYSPLISKEQYRKGSIQRMVKYYFDDKTSNLLSFLMQEKKLSKKELQELQQFIDQQKQRS; from the coding sequence TTGGGATACAATTTATCCCTGATGGAAGAACTGACTAAATCAGAAGAACATGTTATGCAGATCCTCTGGAAATTGGGGACAGCATTTGTAAAGGACATCATAGAAGAAATGGAGGATCCCAAACCTCCTTACACCACCGTATCCTCCGTTGTGAGGATCCTGGAAACAAAAGGTTTTGTGACCCACAAAGCCTATGGCAAAACACATGAATACAGCCCCCTGATCTCCAAAGAGCAATACAGGAAAGGCAGTATCCAGCGCATGGTGAAATATTACTTTGATGATAAAACATCCAATCTCCTGTCCTTCCTGATGCAGGAAAAGAAGCTGAGTAAAAAGGAACTACAGGAACTGCAACAATTCATTGACCAGCAAAAACAACGCTCATGA